In a genomic window of Candidatus Latescibacter sp.:
- a CDS encoding BlaI/MecI/CopY family transcriptional regulator, whose translation MSKLKFGRVQLRIMQVLWEKGEANAREITDALNKIQPIAHSTVQTLLRKVEAKGAVDHRIENRTFIFFPLVDVENVTQYSIHDFVDRLFAGSPGGLVSYLLKNVQIPPKELDEIRKLIDKKGK comes from the coding sequence ATGTCAAAGTTAAAGTTCGGACGGGTGCAGTTGAGGATCATGCAGGTGCTTTGGGAAAAGGGTGAAGCAAACGCCCGTGAAATTACCGATGCATTAAACAAAATCCAGCCGATTGCCCACAGTACTGTCCAGACGCTTCTTCGTAAAGTTGAAGCGAAAGGCGCTGTGGATCACAGGATTGAAAATCGCACATTCATTTTTTTCCCTCTGGTCGACGTGGAAAATGTCACCCAGTACTCGATTCATGATTTCGTAGACCGTCTTTTCGCAGGTTCGCCCGGGGGATTGGTTTCCTATCTTCTCAAGAACGTACAGATTCCGCCGAAAGAACTCGATGAGATTCGCAAGCTGATCGATAAAAAGGGAAAATGA